A window from Dunckerocampus dactyliophorus isolate RoL2022-P2 chromosome 15, RoL_Ddac_1.1, whole genome shotgun sequence encodes these proteins:
- the zgc:113263 gene encoding uncharacterized protein zgc:113263 isoform X3: protein MWRVVQQGLVDHYGMLEEFVTMVTELVPELMSYSQRAQLILGLRARLVLELCRGEQPVDMQTMQPHLDRIKAPVSTAKDHHSTIDLVEESEVNFVELVHSLLEDPAERKYFFEETFPVYFGPKYDAALEMLVWEFISRLEELLPVPDFTQLATLLGDAPSFLSDCLQSFFPPADMKALLEHHRNLGHFQEKDPRLLPMDDCILTSMSLPPGTKAATDVTSYLPAHRDPRPSEQHVSTNTGSPPRARIFSHERSGGLCNETIDLTASNDTEADVLAAGELVGQSFKGGRLLRKRKMSGGSGSVETPAKLPPEASSSFLDSSMDDENSGESPLISIWGDYTDSREGPVPVVSDTKVPWSDDETHHLLDIWGSDCVQRALKGCLKNRHIYVQIAQKMAERGFNRTVEQCQTRIKRLKKGFRQNRSSSRLEYKFHEQMERVLGSKASAAAPDLTYDVDEVIDDEESQDGDEDLQFVGQTCQEMGTRNMPWTESETLALINTWGEEKIQQELKGTNRTMHMFPIISTKMATHGFSRTPEQCQTRLKRLKSNFRQCYESNMKGLEQVPCKFYNELARFLLKEHPSTPLLNDTPAEPEANHSPSCSIQDIVSVSLQDDRKKVPWSDKETIILLELWGESQILQNTRGYPPNVHIFSEISEKLAVHGFVRTADQCHTRIKRLKSSYWQCRDSMSSTGSDKVNFKFFDLMEQILDKRPSTSSALVTDPIEISEDSNGDSVTETEGESTAAATLWSDQETSVLIDIWGEAEVQRSLRGFVSNGHVYAEISGRMHDLGYTKTPEQCHEKVKSLKNNFLLCYEGKRCGKRVDYKFYNQLEQVLGMEVVSLDDYEEKDEQSEQDAGTDTLNTPWNEQETEALVEVWAADDVQHSLKTCIRNGHIFMDIAERLAAVGYTRSAEQCQNRIKRLKKTYRRHCNSRRNGRSGAFRYFNLLAPVLGDNSVPNDVDSSSAEAILQPLEDTFPDIYEQPSTSHPLPDPSRKTPWSDQETRTLLEIWGEDNVQLTLRGCLKNRHVFEFISERMGNRGYMRTTEQCYTRIKRLKYGFLHEKVDFKFFKEMEEIFRRELKSDASVADIPVPDEHDEDMYEPIKDLVLAPGNQWLADNSKHPWSDGETQVLLSVWGSEDVQETLKGCTKNKHIFMQISDALASQGYQRTPEQCQTRIKRLKYSFRQFLDGRKGDKQECKFFDQLVKIFGSKYVGSDPQRDDSADVIES from the exons ATGTGGCGCGTCGTGCAGCAGGGACTCGTGGACCACTACGGTATGCTGGAGGAGTTTGTCACCATGGTGACAGAGCTGGTCCCCGAGTTGATGAGCTACAGTCAGAGGGCTCAGCTCATCCTGGGACTCAGGGCCAGG CTGGTTCTGGAGTTGTGTCGAGGCGAGCAGCCAGTGGACATGCAGACTATGCAGCCACATCTGGATAGAATTAAAGCTCCTGTCAGCACAGCCAAAGATCACCAT AGTACCATCGACCTGGTGGAGGAGTCTGAGGTCAACTTTGTGGAGCTGGTACACTCATTACTGGAGGATCCAGCAGAAAGGAAATACTTTTTTGAG GAGACCTTTCCTGTATACTTTGGGCCAAAATATGATGCCGCACTGGAGATGCTGGTGTGGGAGTTTATATCCAGACTTGAGGAGCTACTTCCAGTTCCTGACTTCACACAG TTGGCCACTTTGCTCGGAGACGCTCCGTCCTTCCTCAGCGACTGTTTACAATCCTTTTTCCCGCCAGCGGACATGAAGGCGCTACTTGAACACCATAGAAACCTTGGACATTTTCAGGAGAAGG ACCCCAGATTATTACCTATGGACGACTGCATCCTCACCTCCATGTCCCTGCCTCCTGGGACCAAAGCTGCCACCGACGTTACCTCCTACTTGCCTGCCCACAGAGACCCAAGGCCCTCGGAGCAGCATGTGTCCACCAATACAGGCAGCCCGCCTCGAGCCAGAATCTTCTCTCACGAGAGGAGTGGGGGGCTGTGCAACGAAACCATAGACCTTACCGCATCAAACGACACCGAGGCAGATGTGCTGGCAGCCGGTGAGCTGGTCGGCCAAAGCTTTAAAGGAGGGCGTCTGCTcaggaagaggaagatgagcggCGGCAGTGGCAGCGTGGAGACCCCCGCAAAGCTGCCACCGGAAGCATCATCGTCATTCTT AGATTCCTCAATGGATGATGAGAATTCTGGTGAATCCCCGCTAATATCCATATGGGGGGATTATACAG ACTCCCGTGAGGGTCCTGTCCCAGTAGTGAGCGACACAAAAGTTCCCTGGTCGGATGACGAGACCCACCATCTGCTCGACATTTGGGGCAGCGACTGTGTGCAGCGGGCCTTGAAGGGCTGCCTGAAGAACCGCCACATTTACGTCCAGATTGCCCAGAAGATGGCCGAGAGGGGCTTCAATAGAACAGTGGAGCAGTGTCAAACGCGAATCAAACGCCTCAAGAAGGGCTTTCGCCAAAATAG GAGCAGCTCCAGACTGGAATATAAATTCCACGAGCAAATGGAGCGGGTGCTTGGCTCAAAGGCTTCCGCTGCTGCTCCTGACTTAACATACGATGTAGACGAGGTTATCGATGACGAAGAGTCTCAGGATGGTGATGAGGACTTGCAGTTCGTGGGGCAAACATGCCAGGAAATGG GAACTAGAAACATGCCGTGGACAGAGTCTGAGACGCTGGCCCTTATCAACACGTGGGGTGAAGAAAAGATCCAACAGGAGCTGAAAGGAACCAACAGAACCATGCACATGTTCCCCATCATTTCCACCAAAATGGCCACCCATGGGTTCTCCAGGACCCCTGAGCAGTGCCAGACGAGGCTCAAAAGGCTGAAATCCAATTTCAGGCAGTGCTACGAAAGCAA catGAAGGGGCTGGAGCAAGTTCCGTGCAAGTTCTACAACGAACTGGCAAGATTTTTATTGAAGGAACACCCGTCAACGCCGCTGCTGAATGATACGCCAGCGGAGCCTGAAGCCAACCACTCTCCTTCTTGCTCCATTCAGGACATCG tGTCTGTCAGCCTTCAGGATGACAGGAAGAAAGTCCCGTGGTCTGACAAAGAGACCATCATTCTTCTGGAGCTCTGGGGAGAATCGCAG ATCCTGCAGAACACCAGAGGCTACCCTCCCAACGTTCACATTTTCAGTGAAATATCAGAGAAACTGGCCGTCCACGGCTTCGTGCGCACCGCTGATCAGTGCCACACCAGAATCAAACGGCTAAAGTCCAGCTATTGGCAGTGTCGGGACAGCATGAG CTCAACCGGGAGTGACAAAGTCAATTTCAAATTCTTTGATCTGATGGAACAAATCCTGGACAAGAGGCCGTCGACGTCCTCCGCTCTGGTGACGGACCCCATTGAAATATCAGAAGACTCCAATGGTGACTCCGTAACGGAAACAg AAGGGGAAAGCACGGCAGCCGCCACCTTGTGGTCGGACCAGGAAACCTCTGTGCTGATCGACATATGGGGAGAGGCGGAGGTGCAGAGATCGCTGAGGGGTTTCGTGTCTAACGGGCATGTTTATGCTGAAATCTCCGGACGGATGCACGACCTTGGATACACCAAAACCCCGGAGCAGTGTCACGAGAAAGTCAAGTCGTTGAAGAACAACTTTCTCCTGTGCTATGAGGGGAAGAG ATGTGGAAAGAGAGTAGATTATAAGTTCTACAATCAACTGGAGCAAGTACTCGGGATGGAGGTCGTTTCGCTCGATGACTATGAGGAAAAAGACGAGCAGTCAGAGCAGGACGCAG GTACAGATACTCTGAACACACCATGGAACGAGCAGGAGACGGAGGCCCTGGTGGAAGTCTGGGCCGCAGACGACGTACAGCACAGCTTGAAGACCTGCATCCGCAACGGGCATATATTTATGGACATTGCAGAGAGGTTGGCCGCTGTCGGCTACACGAGAAGCGCAGAGCAGTGCCAGAACAGGATCAAAAGGCTGAAGAAGACCTACAGGCGGCACTGCAACAGCCGCAG aaatggaCGATCTGGAGCCTTCCGCTACTTCAATCTCCTTGCGCCGGTGCTAGGTGACAACTCTGTGCCCAATGATGTGGACAGTTCTTCTGCTGAAGCTATCTTGCAACCTCTCGAAGACACCTTTCCAGACATCT ATGAGCAACCCTCCACCAGCCACCCGCTGCCTGACCCAAGCAGGAAGACGCCGTGGTCTGACCAGGAGACCCGCACCCTGCTAGAGATTTGGGGGGAGGACAACGTCCAGCTCACGCTACGGGGCTGCCTGAAGAACCGCCACGTGTTTGAGTTCATCTCTGAGAGGATGGGCAATCGGGGATACATGAGGACCACGGAGCAGTGCTACACTCGCATCAAGCGCCTTAAATACGGCTTCCTCCACGAAAA AGTGGACTTTAAATTCTTCAAAGAGATGGAGGAAATCTTCAGGAGGGAGTTGAAATCCGACGCGTCAGTCGCAGACATCCCAGTACCAGACGAGCATGATGAGGACATGTATGAACCCATCAAAG ATCTGGTGCTCGCCCCGGGCAACCAGTGGCTGGCCGACAACTCCAAGCACCCGTGGAGTGACGGCGAGACACAGGTCCTCTTGAGTGTGTGGGGGAGTGAGGATGTGCAGGAGACTCTGAAGGGCTGCACCAAGAACAAGCACATCTTCATGCAGATCTCTGATGCTTTGGCCAGCCAGGGCTACCAGCGCACGCCCGAGCAGTGCCAGACCCGAATCAAGAGACTCAAGTACAGCTTCCGACAGTTCCTCGATGGCAGAAA AGGGGACAAACAGGAGTGCAAGTTTTTTGACCAGCTGGTGAAGATATTTGGCAGCAAGTATGTTGGCTCCGATCCGCAGCGAGACGATTCAGCTGATGTCATAG AGTCGTAA
- the zgc:113263 gene encoding uncharacterized protein zgc:113263 isoform X2, whose product MEIKRGAENGSNRANDLPVHYLRLLAPPLQLLSAAMWRVVQQGLVDHYGMLEEFVTMVTELVPELMSYSQRAQLILGLRARLVLELCRGEQPVDMQTMQPHLDRIKAPVSTAKDHHSTIDLVEESEVNFVELVHSLLEDPAERKYFFEETFPVYFGPKYDAALEMLVWEFISRLEELLPVPDFTQLATLLGDAPSFLSDCLQSFFPPADMKALLEHHRNLGHFQEKDPRLLPMDDCILTSMSLPPGTKAATDVTSYLPAHRDPRPSEQHVSTNTGSPPRARIFSHERSGGLCNETIDLTASNDTEADVLAAGELVGQSFKGGRLLRKRKMSGGSGSVETPAKLPPEASSSFLDSSMDDENSGESPLISIWGDYTDSREGPVPVVSDTKVPWSDDETHHLLDIWGSDCVQRALKGCLKNRHIYVQIAQKMAERGFNRTVEQCQTRIKRLKKGFRQNRSSSRLEYKFHEQMERVLGSKASAAAPDLTYDVDEVIDDEESQDGDEDLQFVGQTCQEMGTRNMPWTESETLALINTWGEEKIQQELKGTNRTMHMFPIISTKMATHGFSRTPEQCQTRLKRLKSNFRQCYESNMKGLEQVPCKFYNELARFLLKEHPSTPLLNDTPAEPEANHSPSCSIQDIVSVSLQDDRKKVPWSDKETIILLELWGESQILQNTRGYPPNVHIFSEISEKLAVHGFVRTADQCHTRIKRLKSSYWQCRDSMSSTGSDKVNFKFFDLMEQILDKRPSTSSALVTDPIEISEDSNGDSVTETGESTAAATLWSDQETSVLIDIWGEAEVQRSLRGFVSNGHVYAEISGRMHDLGYTKTPEQCHEKVKSLKNNFLLCYEGKRCGKRVDYKFYNQLEQVLGMEVVSLDDYEEKDEQSEQDAGTDTLNTPWNEQETEALVEVWAADDVQHSLKTCIRNGHIFMDIAERLAAVGYTRSAEQCQNRIKRLKKTYRRHCNSRRNGRSGAFRYFNLLAPVLGDNSVPNDVDSSSAEAILQPLEDTFPDIYEQPSTSHPLPDPSRKTPWSDQETRTLLEIWGEDNVQLTLRGCLKNRHVFEFISERMGNRGYMRTTEQCYTRIKRLKYGFLHEKVDFKFFKEMEEIFRRELKSDASVADIPVPDEHDEDMYEPIKDLVLAPGNQWLADNSKHPWSDGETQVLLSVWGSEDVQETLKGCTKNKHIFMQISDALASQGYQRTPEQCQTRIKRLKYSFRQFLDGRKGDKQECKFFDQLVKIFGSKYVGSDPQRDDSADVIES is encoded by the exons ATGGAAATAAAACGAGGAGCTGAAAATGGCAGCAATAGAG CTAATGACCTCCCAGTGCATTATCTTCGCCTGCTGGCGCCGCCCTTGCAGCTGCTCTCGGCCGCAATGTGGCGCGTCGTGCAGCAGGGACTCGTGGACCACTACGGTATGCTGGAGGAGTTTGTCACCATGGTGACAGAGCTGGTCCCCGAGTTGATGAGCTACAGTCAGAGGGCTCAGCTCATCCTGGGACTCAGGGCCAGG CTGGTTCTGGAGTTGTGTCGAGGCGAGCAGCCAGTGGACATGCAGACTATGCAGCCACATCTGGATAGAATTAAAGCTCCTGTCAGCACAGCCAAAGATCACCAT AGTACCATCGACCTGGTGGAGGAGTCTGAGGTCAACTTTGTGGAGCTGGTACACTCATTACTGGAGGATCCAGCAGAAAGGAAATACTTTTTTGAG GAGACCTTTCCTGTATACTTTGGGCCAAAATATGATGCCGCACTGGAGATGCTGGTGTGGGAGTTTATATCCAGACTTGAGGAGCTACTTCCAGTTCCTGACTTCACACAG TTGGCCACTTTGCTCGGAGACGCTCCGTCCTTCCTCAGCGACTGTTTACAATCCTTTTTCCCGCCAGCGGACATGAAGGCGCTACTTGAACACCATAGAAACCTTGGACATTTTCAGGAGAAGG ACCCCAGATTATTACCTATGGACGACTGCATCCTCACCTCCATGTCCCTGCCTCCTGGGACCAAAGCTGCCACCGACGTTACCTCCTACTTGCCTGCCCACAGAGACCCAAGGCCCTCGGAGCAGCATGTGTCCACCAATACAGGCAGCCCGCCTCGAGCCAGAATCTTCTCTCACGAGAGGAGTGGGGGGCTGTGCAACGAAACCATAGACCTTACCGCATCAAACGACACCGAGGCAGATGTGCTGGCAGCCGGTGAGCTGGTCGGCCAAAGCTTTAAAGGAGGGCGTCTGCTcaggaagaggaagatgagcggCGGCAGTGGCAGCGTGGAGACCCCCGCAAAGCTGCCACCGGAAGCATCATCGTCATTCTT AGATTCCTCAATGGATGATGAGAATTCTGGTGAATCCCCGCTAATATCCATATGGGGGGATTATACAG ACTCCCGTGAGGGTCCTGTCCCAGTAGTGAGCGACACAAAAGTTCCCTGGTCGGATGACGAGACCCACCATCTGCTCGACATTTGGGGCAGCGACTGTGTGCAGCGGGCCTTGAAGGGCTGCCTGAAGAACCGCCACATTTACGTCCAGATTGCCCAGAAGATGGCCGAGAGGGGCTTCAATAGAACAGTGGAGCAGTGTCAAACGCGAATCAAACGCCTCAAGAAGGGCTTTCGCCAAAATAG GAGCAGCTCCAGACTGGAATATAAATTCCACGAGCAAATGGAGCGGGTGCTTGGCTCAAAGGCTTCCGCTGCTGCTCCTGACTTAACATACGATGTAGACGAGGTTATCGATGACGAAGAGTCTCAGGATGGTGATGAGGACTTGCAGTTCGTGGGGCAAACATGCCAGGAAATGG GAACTAGAAACATGCCGTGGACAGAGTCTGAGACGCTGGCCCTTATCAACACGTGGGGTGAAGAAAAGATCCAACAGGAGCTGAAAGGAACCAACAGAACCATGCACATGTTCCCCATCATTTCCACCAAAATGGCCACCCATGGGTTCTCCAGGACCCCTGAGCAGTGCCAGACGAGGCTCAAAAGGCTGAAATCCAATTTCAGGCAGTGCTACGAAAGCAA catGAAGGGGCTGGAGCAAGTTCCGTGCAAGTTCTACAACGAACTGGCAAGATTTTTATTGAAGGAACACCCGTCAACGCCGCTGCTGAATGATACGCCAGCGGAGCCTGAAGCCAACCACTCTCCTTCTTGCTCCATTCAGGACATCG tGTCTGTCAGCCTTCAGGATGACAGGAAGAAAGTCCCGTGGTCTGACAAAGAGACCATCATTCTTCTGGAGCTCTGGGGAGAATCGCAG ATCCTGCAGAACACCAGAGGCTACCCTCCCAACGTTCACATTTTCAGTGAAATATCAGAGAAACTGGCCGTCCACGGCTTCGTGCGCACCGCTGATCAGTGCCACACCAGAATCAAACGGCTAAAGTCCAGCTATTGGCAGTGTCGGGACAGCATGAG CTCAACCGGGAGTGACAAAGTCAATTTCAAATTCTTTGATCTGATGGAACAAATCCTGGACAAGAGGCCGTCGACGTCCTCCGCTCTGGTGACGGACCCCATTGAAATATCAGAAGACTCCAATGGTGACTCCGTAACGGAAACAg GGGAAAGCACGGCAGCCGCCACCTTGTGGTCGGACCAGGAAACCTCTGTGCTGATCGACATATGGGGAGAGGCGGAGGTGCAGAGATCGCTGAGGGGTTTCGTGTCTAACGGGCATGTTTATGCTGAAATCTCCGGACGGATGCACGACCTTGGATACACCAAAACCCCGGAGCAGTGTCACGAGAAAGTCAAGTCGTTGAAGAACAACTTTCTCCTGTGCTATGAGGGGAAGAG ATGTGGAAAGAGAGTAGATTATAAGTTCTACAATCAACTGGAGCAAGTACTCGGGATGGAGGTCGTTTCGCTCGATGACTATGAGGAAAAAGACGAGCAGTCAGAGCAGGACGCAG GTACAGATACTCTGAACACACCATGGAACGAGCAGGAGACGGAGGCCCTGGTGGAAGTCTGGGCCGCAGACGACGTACAGCACAGCTTGAAGACCTGCATCCGCAACGGGCATATATTTATGGACATTGCAGAGAGGTTGGCCGCTGTCGGCTACACGAGAAGCGCAGAGCAGTGCCAGAACAGGATCAAAAGGCTGAAGAAGACCTACAGGCGGCACTGCAACAGCCGCAG aaatggaCGATCTGGAGCCTTCCGCTACTTCAATCTCCTTGCGCCGGTGCTAGGTGACAACTCTGTGCCCAATGATGTGGACAGTTCTTCTGCTGAAGCTATCTTGCAACCTCTCGAAGACACCTTTCCAGACATCT ATGAGCAACCCTCCACCAGCCACCCGCTGCCTGACCCAAGCAGGAAGACGCCGTGGTCTGACCAGGAGACCCGCACCCTGCTAGAGATTTGGGGGGAGGACAACGTCCAGCTCACGCTACGGGGCTGCCTGAAGAACCGCCACGTGTTTGAGTTCATCTCTGAGAGGATGGGCAATCGGGGATACATGAGGACCACGGAGCAGTGCTACACTCGCATCAAGCGCCTTAAATACGGCTTCCTCCACGAAAA AGTGGACTTTAAATTCTTCAAAGAGATGGAGGAAATCTTCAGGAGGGAGTTGAAATCCGACGCGTCAGTCGCAGACATCCCAGTACCAGACGAGCATGATGAGGACATGTATGAACCCATCAAAG ATCTGGTGCTCGCCCCGGGCAACCAGTGGCTGGCCGACAACTCCAAGCACCCGTGGAGTGACGGCGAGACACAGGTCCTCTTGAGTGTGTGGGGGAGTGAGGATGTGCAGGAGACTCTGAAGGGCTGCACCAAGAACAAGCACATCTTCATGCAGATCTCTGATGCTTTGGCCAGCCAGGGCTACCAGCGCACGCCCGAGCAGTGCCAGACCCGAATCAAGAGACTCAAGTACAGCTTCCGACAGTTCCTCGATGGCAGAAA AGGGGACAAACAGGAGTGCAAGTTTTTTGACCAGCTGGTGAAGATATTTGGCAGCAAGTATGTTGGCTCCGATCCGCAGCGAGACGATTCAGCTGATGTCATAG AGTCGTAA